From one Phorcysia thermohydrogeniphila genomic stretch:
- a CDS encoding urea transporter: MGVKKYALPILRSYSAVLFNSSTKGGALLLLLTFLNPNLGIGGFTAVVSAYAFAKLVGFKDEFLRLDYYIYNPLLVGLSLGYLFKVNLLSLFFFSIAGVLTFLLTYTLSSLFSYYLKLPVLSVPFVVASSLLYLASSKFSNLFVGSLYPHSFFFPLELPGILAGYLKSLGAIFFMPNVFAGAVIFLLLLFISRILTFLSVLGYLCGIFTKALFVGSFYSAVSDTSSFNYILTSMAVGGVFLIPSIRSYKFAILSAVLSVPVVEGAKVFWESYGLPVFALPFNVTTHLLLYVLLSVSYFYVTKIYKGTPERTLDYYLTVSKRFPFTGREVALPFSGEWTVWQSFDGEWTHKGSWKYAVDFVITDEEGKTYKNQGIYLTDYYAFGKPVLSPVEGQVVAVVNSLPDNPPGQADKENNWGNYVVIYDKRGFYVLLAHFKQNSIKVKVGDYVVKGALLGLCGNSGYSPQPHIHIHVQALPEPGSPTLPFSFSSYISNGVFKDTGVPKVGEKLEPVFPDKGLRNRLNLLIDQRMEFVVRENSERKEFSVTVKMAPDGTFYLTDGASKLYFGIKNSTFYFYHFEGNLNSPLKYFFFAAPKIPLISGKIMRWEDYLPLMTLSSELRRELYLFLSSFKHSLFEVKVESRFSSENKVESDIFLPEGRLSAALEISEDFGFEKVTFGENVTIERRRGDEETAFSV; the protein is encoded by the coding sequence ATGGGAGTGAAAAAGTACGCTCTTCCTATCCTGCGGAGTTACTCGGCAGTTCTCTTTAACTCAAGCACTAAGGGTGGAGCTCTCCTGCTCCTCCTTACCTTTTTAAACCCCAACCTTGGAATCGGCGGTTTTACGGCCGTAGTTTCTGCCTACGCCTTTGCAAAACTTGTTGGCTTTAAGGATGAGTTCCTGAGGCTTGACTACTACATTTACAACCCTCTCCTTGTTGGCCTCTCCTTGGGTTACCTATTTAAAGTAAACCTTTTGAGCCTCTTTTTCTTCTCAATAGCCGGCGTTCTTACGTTTCTCCTTACGTATACCCTCTCTTCTCTCTTTTCCTACTACTTAAAACTTCCCGTTTTAAGCGTTCCTTTTGTTGTAGCGAGCTCTCTCCTATATTTGGCCTCTTCTAAGTTTTCTAACCTCTTTGTAGGTAGCCTCTATCCCCACTCTTTTTTCTTTCCTCTTGAGCTCCCCGGTATCTTAGCGGGTTACTTAAAGTCCTTAGGAGCTATTTTCTTTATGCCGAACGTTTTTGCTGGAGCTGTTATTTTCCTCCTGCTCCTTTTCATCTCGCGGATTCTTACCTTTCTTTCAGTTCTCGGGTATCTATGCGGTATTTTCACAAAAGCTCTCTTTGTAGGTTCTTTCTACTCTGCAGTCTCTGATACCTCCTCTTTCAACTACATCCTAACCTCAATGGCAGTTGGTGGAGTTTTCCTTATTCCGTCAATCAGGAGCTACAAGTTCGCTATTCTTTCAGCAGTTCTGTCTGTTCCAGTTGTTGAGGGTGCAAAGGTTTTCTGGGAAAGCTATGGACTTCCGGTCTTTGCACTGCCCTTCAACGTTACTACACACCTGCTCCTTTACGTTCTCCTCTCTGTGAGCTACTTTTACGTTACGAAAATCTACAAAGGGACTCCTGAAAGGACTCTTGACTACTACCTGACCGTTTCAAAGAGGTTCCCGTTTACAGGAAGAGAGGTAGCTCTCCCTTTTTCTGGAGAGTGGACTGTTTGGCAATCCTTTGATGGTGAGTGGACCCACAAGGGTTCTTGGAAGTACGCCGTTGACTTTGTTATAACGGATGAGGAGGGGAAAACCTATAAAAATCAAGGTATCTACCTTACCGATTACTACGCTTTTGGAAAACCCGTTCTCTCTCCAGTAGAGGGACAGGTGGTTGCTGTGGTTAACTCGCTTCCTGATAACCCTCCCGGTCAGGCAGATAAAGAGAATAACTGGGGTAATTACGTTGTCATTTACGATAAAAGAGGTTTTTACGTTCTCCTTGCTCACTTTAAGCAAAACTCTATAAAGGTGAAGGTGGGGGATTACGTTGTAAAGGGAGCTCTTCTTGGACTCTGCGGTAACTCCGGTTACTCTCCTCAACCTCACATTCACATTCACGTTCAAGCTTTACCAGAGCCGGGTTCTCCGACGCTTCCTTTTAGTTTCTCCTCTTACATTTCTAACGGAGTCTTTAAGGATACCGGTGTTCCGAAAGTGGGAGAGAAATTAGAGCCTGTATTCCCTGATAAAGGTCTTAGGAACAGACTAAACCTTCTTATAGACCAGCGTATGGAGTTTGTAGTAAGAGAAAACAGCGAAAGAAAGGAGTTTTCCGTTACCGTGAAAATGGCTCCAGACGGTACTTTTTACTTAACAGACGGAGCTTCTAAACTTTACTTTGGAATAAAGAACTCAACCTTTTACTTCTACCACTTTGAGGGAAACTTGAACTCTCCACTTAAATACTTCTTCTTTGCTGCTCCTAAGATTCCTTTGATTTCTGGAAAAATAATGAGGTGGGAGGATTACCTGCCTCTTATGACACTTTCGTCAGAGCTTAGGAGGGAGCTCTACCTCTTTCTCTCATCTTTTAAACACAGCCTCTTTGAAGTTAAAGTGGAAAGCCGTTTTTCTTCCGAAAACAAGGTAGAGTCTGATATATTTCTGCCTGAAGGTAGGCTCTCTGCTGCCTTGGAGATTTCAGAAGATTTTGGTTTTGAAAAGGTTACTTTTGGGGAAAACGTAACGATTGAGAGGAGGAGAGGTGATGAGGAAACTGCTTTTAGCGTGTAG